In Cryptomeria japonica chromosome 10, Sugi_1.0, whole genome shotgun sequence, a genomic segment contains:
- the LOC131858909 gene encoding uncharacterized protein LOC131858909 — MAARALLPHEIVEQALQSEGNDKVAELEWVRMVEDMTKEGKLSDSLAVCDVSDSMKGLPMQVCIALGLLISEMSSPPWKGHVISISANPKLHLVEGDTLAEKYRFTQNMEWSRKTNFQKVFDVILNVACECKLQPEKMIKQLFVFSDMLFHQVLLNPLETDYWAIERKYKEAGYGTPPRVVFWNLREWYYGPPWMWKTEGIAMVSGYSENLLKVFLNNGEINQMLVVKQAIQGELFEQLVVLD; from the coding sequence ATGGCGGCTAGAGCACTGCTTCCACACGAAATCGTTGAACAAGCGCTTCAGTCGGAGGGCAATGATAAGGTAGCAGAGCTTGAGTGGGTGAGAATGGTGGAAGACATGACCAAGGAAGGGAAATTATCTGACAGCTTGGCAGTGTGTGATGTGTCAGATAGCATGAAAGGACTTCCGATGCAAGTCTGCATCGCTCTTGGATTGCTCATTTCTGAAATGAGCAGCCCACCTTGGAAAGGCCACGTAATTAGCATAAGTGCGAACCCAAAGCTACACTTGGTCGAGGGCGACACTCTGGCAGAGAAATACAGATTTACTCAGAATATGGAGTGGAGCAGGAAAACTAATTTTCAGAAAGTTTTTGATGTGATTCTCAATGTTGCCTGCGAATGCAAGCTACAGCCGGAGAAGATGATTAAACAGTTGTTTGTGTTCAGTGACATGTTATTCCACCAAGTGTTGTTAAACCCATTGGAAACAGATTACTGGGCGATAGAGAGGAAATATAAAGAGGCAGGGTATGGGACGCCTCCGAGAGTCGTGTTTTGGAACCTCCGTGAATGGTATTATGGGCCACCGTGGATGTGGAAGACAGAGGGCATTGCAATGGTGAGCGGATATTCTGAGAACTTACTTAAAGTGTTCTTGAACAATGGGGAAATAAATCAGATGCTAGTGGTAAAGCAGGCAATCCAAGGGGAACTTTTCGAGCAATTGGTTGTCCTCGACTAA
- the LOC131034321 gene encoding uncharacterized protein LOC131034321 translates to MTLLLGPPQLCDFNETGTQNKKLVRCGTVIGKTENSFQTYISSGDAFLDFFFHVEPYTQSGLVTHFVANAWRQNPLIALKLICQLRGIRGTGKSDREGFYTAACWMHSHHPNTLLANLSTFSQFGYLKDLPEILLRILQGPQQTDRTTGSKLERIEYFVRKGTAAREAKKCETLKPREERIEVDLLKGKQKSAAARVSRRQKLMEDAWRAVKRYSNDSNYRALHDEIAQHFANLLEKDLDALKLGKLEDVSLATKWCPSLNSSYDLSTLLCENIARRVFPREDYPDVVDERHYVYRVRDRLGKEVLVLLRKALQLPEVYISANLWSELPYTKVASIAMKNYKKLFLKHDPERFAQFLVDR, encoded by the exons ATGACTCTTCTGTTGGGCCCTCCACAGCTCTGCGATTTCAACGAAACTGgaacacaaaataaaaaattagtaagGTGTGGCACAGTGATCGGAAAGACGGAGAACAGTTTTCAAACCTACATATCCTCAGGGGACGCCTTCCTCGACTTTTTCTTCCACGTCGAGCCCTACACTCAATCTGGCTTGGTAACCCACTTTGTGGCAAACGCATGGAGGCAAAACCCTCTCATCGCTTTGAAGCTCATCTGTCAATTAAGAGGCATCCGAGGAACGGGCAAATCCGACCGAGAAGGATTCTACACCGCCGCATGTTGGATGCATTCTCACCACCCCAATACCCTCCTCGCCAATCTCTCCACCTTTTCACAATTCGGATACCTTAAAGATCTTCCAGAGATACTTCTCCGCATACTGCAAGGACCCCAACAGACTGATCGAACAACAGGGAGCAAACTTGAAAGAATTGA GTATTTTGTCCGGAAGGGCACTGCTGCAAGAGAGGCCAAAAAGTGCGAGACTCTCAAGCCCAGAGAAGAGAGGATTGAAGTAGATTTGTTAAAAGGAAAGCAGAAGAGCGCAGCAGCAAGGGTTTCGAGGAGGCAAAAATTGATGGAAGATGCATGGAGAGCCGTCAAGCGTTACTCCAATGATTCAAATTACAGAGCACTTCATGATGAAATAGCCCAACATTTCGCCAATTTACTGGAAAAGGATTTGGATGCGCTTAAATTGGGCAAATTGGAGGACGTAAGCCTGGCCACAAAGTGGTGTCCTTCTCTTAACTCCTCGTACGATCTTTCTACTCTTCTCTGCGAGAACATCGCACGAAGGGTTTTTCCTCGTGAAGACTATCCCGACGTGGTAGATGAGCGACATTATGTCTACAGGGTCCGCGACAGGCTGGGGAAAGAAGTCCTGGTTCTGCTGCGAAAAGCACTGCAGTTACCAGAAGTGTATATAAGTGCAAATTTGTGGAGCGAATTGCCATACACCAAAGTGGCCTCCATTGCAATGAAGAATTACAAAAAGCTCTTCCTCAAGCACGACCCAGAAAGATTTGCCCAGTTTCTCGTAGACCGGTAA